The sequence GCCACCATCACTTATAATAACCACACCGCCTTTGCTTATAGCATCATCAGCGCTTATCTTGACGTGTTCATTCTTGATAAATTGCTCTTTTAGATACTCACTATCTTCAGGATTTACGCGAATTTCTATATTTTTAACATTACTTAGCTCTTTTATAAGAGAGCTTGCTAGATGATGAGCGATCTGATTTGAAGAGGTTGAAATTTCTTTATCGATTACTTCTTTTGCGATTTTTATAGCAGTTTGTCCGAGCTCTTCTTCGATCTTCTTTAAAAACTCATCAAATTTAATATATTGCTCTTCAAGTTTTGCAGCTGAAGTGCTAAATCTAGCCTCTAACTCATTTATCCTTGCTTCATTTGCCGCATTTGCTTGGGCGATACCTTCATTTTTGCCATCCTCTTTTGCACGAGTGATCTCAGCTTCAAGACGCTTTGCAAATTCGCTCTCTTGATTTTCTATTTGCATTTGAAGTTTGATGATGTTGCTGCTTAGCTCATCTGTTTTTTTAAGCAGTTCTTCGACAAAGCTCGACTCACCTGTTTGCTGTATTTGTGGACTTTGAGCCTGAGAAGCAAAGTGGTTTTGTGAGTTTGTCTGCGTTTGGTGGCTAGCTTGAGGAGCAAAATTTTCACCCTTTTGCCCAAAATTTTGCTCGCTTAGCTCTTCACTAAGATTATTTTCTTCTATCAATACAGGAGCACTATCTGTGGCTCGCTCTCCGACTCCAAGTACTTTAAATCTGTAATTTTCTATAAAGTGAGCCGGAGAAGTCTCACTGGTTATTACGCTGCTTTTCATTCTATCATCTCATCTGCTTCGCCGACTTGGAACACACCTTGATCAGCTAGAGTTTGTACCGTCTCTACTATGCGTCTTTGAGCCTCTTCAACATCTTTTACACGCACCGCGCCAAGATATTGCATCTCCTCTTTAAAGGCTTCTGCTGCACGCTGAGACATATTTGATAAAAATTTATCCTTTATGCCATCGCTTGAGCCTTTAAATGCGACCATAAGGTCTTTTTTATCGACATTTTTAAGAATTTCTCTAATCGCAGTTGCGTTAAGGTTGATAATATCTTCAAAGGTAAACATAAGCTCTTTAATCGTTGTTGCAAGCTTATCATCGCTTTGCTCAATACGCTCAATCGTGCTTTTACTAGCTTTTTGCCCAAGTCTATTAAGCACTTCTGCCACAGCTCTTGGACCGCCAACTTCGACTTTATAAGATGTAAGACTTTCGAGTTTACCCTCAAGTACGGTTGAAACACGCTTAATTACCGATGGGCTAATATCACCAAGATTTGCCATTCTAATAACGACTTCGCTTCTTAGCTCATCTGAGAAAAAGCTAAGCGTTTCAGCAGCACTTGTTGAGTCCATGTGAGCTAGTATTAGCGCTATGGTTTGAGGGTGCTCTTTTATGATAAAGTCTGCGAGTTGCTGTGGTTTTATCTTATCAAGATAGCCAAAGCTTTTTGAGTTTTCCATGCTTTTTGCAAGCTTGTCTAAAATTTTCTGAGCTGCCTCTGGACCAAATGTGCGGTACAAAATTTCTTTTGCGTACTCTAAACCGCCACTTCTCATATATTGATTTGACTGCATTAGCGCGTAAAATTCTTCTAGTACGGCACTTGCGACTTGTTTGTCTATGTTTTTTGCGGTTGCGATATAGCCTGAAATTTCAGTGATGACATCAACATCCATGTGAGAAAATATAAGAGCAGTTGCCTCTTCGCCAAGCTGAATCAGCAAAATAGCAATCTTTTCAGGCATCGATAGATCATCATAAATCATTTTTTGCTTGTCATTTAGCTTTATTGACATCAAATTTCCTTACGCATATTAAAGTCGCTGTCATTTTTTACCATATCTTGAAGCAGCATTGCTATCTCTTCATTTCTTTCTGTGATGACCGCTCTCATTTTCTCAAGTAAAACATCGTATTTTAGTTCATCTTCATTAAACTCGCCACTAAGTCCTAGTTGCTCTTCGACCTTTTTGCGAGCAGCTTTAAATTTCTCAAGCGTATCTTCGGCATCTACCTCAATATCTTCAAGACCATCTTGAACTTGCTCCTCTTCTTCTTTTGTCTCTTCAAGCATCTTTTGCATAAATGGCACAATGACTTTTTTGTAGAAAATATAAAGCAACAATGCTGCAAAAATATATTTTAACAGCGGCATAAATGGCACTACATAGTTATTCACAAAGCCATCCATCTTTTCGCTAGTGCTTATATCTTTGCCAGTTTTAAACTCAAAGTTATCTAAGCTTACTTCATCGCCTCTATTTTGGTTATAGCCGATTGATTGTTTGATTAAATTTGTGATTGATTCTCTTTGCTCTTTAGAAAGTGGAGTAAATTCTATCTCACCAGTTGGCTTGCCGTTGCTATCTTTTTTACTTTGATAGAGTCCGTCTATAACGACGGCTGCACTCACTCTATTTATGCTAGCAAATTGCCCTTTGATGCTTGTTACTTTCTTTGAAATTTCGTAGTTTGTCTGCTGTGAGCTTTTGTTGTACTGCTCTTTTAAAGTGCTATCATCAAGGCCTTGAACAGGGCCAATGTTGCTAACCGCACCTGGTACGCCGCCCACTTCATTTGGAGCTGAGCCTTGGCGTTTTTCCTCGATATTACTTTCACTTCTAACGACGTTATTTGGGTCATAAACTTCACTTTTTGTATCTTTTTTGTCAAAGTCAAAGTCGATATTTACCTTTGCTACTACTTTGTCAGCTCCACCCACGATAGGAGCTAACACATTTACGATCTTTTGCTCGTAATTATTTTCAAACTCACGTTTATAGCGTATCTGTTGAGCTATAGCGTCACTATCAAACTCACCATCTTCATCGCCAAGTGCGACTCCGTCTTGATTTACTATTTTTACATTTTCCGTGCTTAAGTTTGTAACAGAGGCAGCGACAAGGTTTTTAATACCAAAAATTTGCTTCGCATTTAGACTAACGCCTGGCTTTAACTCAACGACAATAGAAGCAGTTGGGAGTGCTTGTCTTTCAGTAAAAACGCTCTCTTTAGGAATAGCGATACGAACAGTCGCTTTTTGGATAGAAGAAAGACTCTCGATCGTTCTAGCTAGCTCGCCCTCAAGCGCTCTTTGAAATTTTACTCTCTGCTCGGCATCAGTCGCACCAAATTCTTGCTTATCAAAAATTTCAAAACCGATTTTGCTCTCTTTTGGTATTCCAAGCGTTGCAACAGCGATACGCTCTTTATAGACATCACTCGTTGGCACAAGAATAGTGCCTTCGTTAGCTAATTTATATTTAATGCCATCTTTGTTTAGCTGATCAAGTATTAAGGCGGAATCATTTGGGCTAATGTTTTCAAAAAGGACGCTGTAGCCTGCAAAATTTTCATTTTTGCTTTTATAAAGTGTTAAAAATACCAAAAATGCCACGACCAAGACGATCGAGCTAGCTGCAACGATTTTTTGCTTCAATGAAAGCTTTTGATAAATTTGACTTATTTGATGAAGTAATGCCTTAAAATCCATATCCCTACTTTAAAATTTGCTTTAACTCTTCAAAAACCCTATCGTTTTGCCATGCCTGACCTATGGTGATTCTCACCGCATTTAAGGCGTAGCTTTTTAAATCTCGTAAAATTATACCTTTTTTTAGCATCTTTTCGCATATCTGGCTTGATTTTGGCTCGTTAAATTTAAAAGTTATGAAATTTGTATAGCTTGGGATAAACTCAATGCCATTTTGCTCTGCAAATTCCTCATATCTCTTCATCTGCTCGAAGTTATTTTGCATGGTTTGCTGCACAAACTCATCATCACCAAGTGCCACGATCGCAGCTCTTAGGCTTGGAGTTGTGATATTAAATGGGGCTCTTAGTTTTGAGAGAGTGCCTATGATCTCTTCATTTGCCACGCCGTATCCCACGCGCATACCACCAAGTGCATAAGCCTTTGAAAATGTTCCAAGATATATGGCATTTTTAAATTTTACCACCTCGCTTGGCTTTATCTCTTTTTTACTATCTTTAAATTTAGCAAATTCGTTGTAAGCACAATCAAGCACCACAAGCGTGTTTTCATCAATGTTTTTTATAAATTTATAGACCTCATCGGCATCGATGCACTCGCCCAAAGGATTGTTTGGCAAGCAAAGAAAGATGACAGAAATTTCATCTTTATGTGCATTATAAATTTCTAAAAACTCGCTCAAATTATGCTCTACGCTCTTTGTGCGGTAAATTTTAGCTCCAGTTTGCTTTGCATAAATTTCATACATCGCAAATGTCACGCCAGCCATCAAAACGCCACTTTGCTTATTCGCCTTTGCGTGAAGTGCGTATTCTATGATCTGGTCACTTCCAGAGCCAATGATTAAATTTTTGCTAGTTACGCCAAATTTCTTAGCCAGCCCTTCTTTTAGCTCAAAGTAGCTATCGTCTGGATAGAGATGCGCTTTTTTAGCAACCTCTTTTAGTGCCTCTTCTACGCGTTTGCTCGTGCCAAAAGGATTTTCATTGCTCGCTAGCTTTATCACATCTTTTGCATCGATGCCAAACTCTCTAACTACAAGCTCAATCGGCTTTCCAGCCTCGTAATTTACTAGATCATCTAAAAAATCATTAAACTTCATTACTCTTCTCCGTTTAAATAACTCCCTAACCAGCTTATCTCAGCACCGCTCTCTTTTGCGAGTTCAAAGGCATTTTGTACCTTCTCATCGTCGATATGCCCTTCAAAATCAAGATAAAACATTGACTTAAATTCGCGCTGTTTTATAGGGCGTGACTCAAGTTTTGTGATATTAATATTTTCATTTTTAAAGATAGAAAGCAGATCAGCAAGGCGTCCTGGACTATGATCAGTCTTTGCAAGGATCGAAGTTTTCGAGTTTTCAACTCTTGCGTTTTTAAAATCGCTTAAAATCAAAAATCTCGTTCTATTTGCCATATTGTCTTCAATCGTCTCATAAACGATCGGTACGTTATAAATTTTTGCTGCAATCTTTGAGCAAATGGCAGCTGAATTTCTATCCATCGATGCCATATATGCAGCTGCTGCGGTTGATTTTGCTGGAACAAATTCAATTTCATTTAGCATATGATCTTCTAAAAATTTACGACATTGATTATACCCTTGCGGATGTGAATAAATTCGCTTTATCTCTTTTAAATTTTCATTTATGCTAACAAAGCTATGGTGGATATCCACATAAAGTTCAGCAACTATTTTTATACCACTAAATTTACTCAAACAATCAAGCGTAGCGCCAACAGCGCCTTCGGTATTATTTTCAATAGGCACAACGCCGTATTTTGCCTCTTTTTGAGCTAGCTTTGTAAAAACCGCCTCAATGGTCGCAAGTGGCAAATATGAACTCATCGCACCAAATCTACTCTGAGCCGCCTGATGCGTGTAAGTGCCTTCAGGCCCTAGATATACGATCTTTTGAGGCATTTCTAAATTTCTACTTACAGCAAAAATTTCAAGATAAATGGCTTCGATAGCAGCTTTATTTAAGGCTTTGTCTTTGCTAAGACTAGTTAAGCGGTTTATGATAGCTCGCTCGCGCTCAGGACGATATATAGGCGTCCCACTAGTTTGTTTTAGCTTGCCGATTTGCTCAACTAAAATCATCCTTTCATTTAGTTTATTTAAGATGAGATCATCGATCGCATCGATCTCTTTTCTAAGCTCATTTAGCTCTTGCATCAGCGCTCTCCAAAAATTCTCTCTCAAGTGCCACGACATCTTCAAAGCTCTCACGTCTTCTTATAAGTCTGTCTTTGCCATCAAGCACGCAAACTTCAGCGGCTCTGTTTCTTGTGTTGTAGTTTGAGCTCATGCTAAAACCATAAGCTCCAGCACCTTTTACAACGATAATATCGCCACTATCACACTCTGGCAACTCTATATCTTTTGCTAAAAAATCGCCACTTTCACAAACTGGACCAACCACATCGCAAACACCTAAATTTTTATCCTTGCCACAAACAAAAATTTCATGATGAGCACCATAAAGGCTTGGTCTAATAAGATCATTCATCGCGCCATCAGTGATGACAAATCTCTTTTTGCCGTTAAATTTTTCATATAAAACGCTTGCAACAAAGTAGCCAGCATTACCTACGATAAAGCGTCCTGGCTCGCATACGATAGTCACGTCTTGGCCTTTTAGTGCAGCTAAAATTCCTTGAGCATAGTCGTATAAATTTATCTCTTTTTCATCGTTATAAATGATGCCAAGTCCGCCGCCAACGTCAAAAAATTTGATATCAATCTCAAGCGCTCTTAGCTCTCTTAAAAGCTCACTAACGATATTTGCAGCATCGATTATCGGGCTAAGTGATGTTAGCTGAGAACCGATGTGAAAATGTATGCCAGTTGGCTCAAGAGAGTCTGAAGCTTTAGCGTGGATGTACATTCTTTTGGCTATTTCAGCATCAACGCCAAATTTATTTTCATTTAGCCCTGTCGAGATATATGGGTGAGTTTTTGCATCAACACCTGGATTTACTCTAATGCTAATTCTTGCCTTTAAGTTTAGCCCTTTTGCGATCTCCTCAAGCCTTAAAAGTTCAGCAAAACTCTCAACATTTATGAGTAAAATTTCATTTTTTAAAGCCTCTTTTAACTCTTCATCGCTCTTGCCAACACCGCTAAAAATGATCTGATATCTCTTTGCGCCTGCTAAAAGTGCTCTTTTTACTTCGCCAATGCTAACACAATCAAATCCAGCTCCAAGGTCGGCTAGAAATTTTAAAACACTTAGATTTGAGTTTGCTTTCACCGCATAACAAATGAGAGATTTTCTAGCAAAAAATGCATTCTTTAGTGCTTCATAGCGGTTTTTTATGTGGTTAAAATCATAAATGTAAAGTGGGGTTTTGTATCTACGTGCAAGCTCTTTAAAATCCATAAAATAGCCTTTATTAAAATGGCTTGATTTTACAAAAAGCTTGCCAAAATTTGGCTTAACGATGCGATTTTATGAGATAAATGGCGTATGCAAAAAGTAAAATGACCGGTAAAACTATACCAATCTCTGGCAAGATTACAGAAGTTTGTGCAAATTTTGCAAGAATAAAGAGAAGCCCCCAAACGACAAGAGTTATCACAACAAAGATAAAAGTCGAAAGTGCAAGATTAAAAAATCTACCAGTTACAGGCAAATGATAGTAAAAAATGAGTAACAAAAATGGTGCAAAAAATGGTGCAATAGCAAGGTTGTAAAAAGCTGTTTTTGCGCTATCAAGGCCGATACCTTCATTCTTAAATGTCTTTATAAAATTTATCGCATCTGGGATATTAAATTTTGAGTTTTCAACACTAGCAGCGCTTTCAATACTCTTTGGCTTAAAGCCTTTTAATGCATCTAAGCTCTCGCTTTGTATTTTATTAAAACCAGCCTCACCAAGCTCTAAAATTTGAGGCAAAAGAGTTTGATTAACATCTTTTAAAATCCACTCATTGTCTTTAAAATTAGCGTGATTTGCAAATGTAGTTGAGAGTAAATTTGTGCCATTTATCTCAAAAATTCTAACATCATTTGCTATTTGATTCACAGAATTTAGCTCTTTTATGTAGATAAATTTGCCTTCAAATTTTAAAAATGAATCATTTGTGCTTTTTGAGAAGGCCGTATTTTTAGCGATACTTTTTTGATAGTCGTGCGCATAGGCAAATGGAGTAAAATTTAAGCCAACATAAAAAATAGTTACAAAAAGTGCAATAAAAAATGGTGGAAAAATTAAGCTATTTTTACTAATGCCAAGCGCATAAAAACTGATTAGCTCATTTGATCTGACCATATTTACATGTAAAATAATGAGTGAAAAAATGAGCGAAAGTGGCAAAACGTAGCCAATAGCACTAAGCGATGTAAGCCCAATATAAAGGAGCTGAAGGTTTGCAGATGGCGGCAGATCTTTTAAATTTGTAAGTAGGTCAATACCAACATAAAATAGTTCAAGTGCTAAAAATACGATAAGAAAAGATTTTATATAGACCCAGCCAACGTATCTGGCATATAGTTTCATTTGATAAGACCTTTTTTTACCGTAAATTTTTGTGAAATTTCGTTGATGTCGCTCTTTAGCAGCTCGCAAACCGCATTTTTTGTATAGGCTAAAATTTCATCTAAAGCCTTTTTCTCCTCGTCACTAAACTCGCCAAGGACGAAATTTTTAGCATCGCCATCATGTCCGATACCAACGCGCACCCTTTCGTAGTCGTTACCGATTAATCCATCGATTGATTTTATGCCGTTATGCCCGCCGCTACTACCGCCTTTTTTAAATTTAACTGCACCAAAACCAAGATCAAGATCATCGTGTATTACGATTATTCTATCTGGTTTATAAAAGTCTTTTACCGCTTTTACACTTTGTCCTGAGAGGTTCATAAAAGTTGTTGGTTTTAGCAAGATAATGTCATTGAATTTAAAAGCTTCGCCTTGGAATTTGGCTGAGCTAACATCTTTGTAATTTGAGTCTTTTAGGAGATCTATAAGCATAAAGCCTATATTATGTCTAGTTTTTTCATATTTGGAGCCAGGATTTCCCAGCCCCGCTATTAGTGTCACAAAAGCCCTTTTTATTTAGCTTTAATAACTCCAAGTACCGCAACACGGTCAGCGTCTACAATGGTAACGCCTTTAGGAGCTGTGATATCACGAACCAAAATAGTATCGTCGATGTCAAGTTTGCTTACATCAACGTCAAATGAATTTGGTAAATTTTCAGCTGTGCATTTTACGCAAAGACGTCTTTTTGATTGGATCAAAACGCCCTTATTTTTAAGACCGATAGGTGTTCCAACTGGCTTAACTGGAATCATATATTTTGATAAAACGCCTGGAAGTGCTACTTTTAGATCTACGTGTTTAAGATCACTTGTAACAACATCTCTTTGGTAATCAACAATAACGACATTATAAACTTTTCCGCCTACTTTTACATCAAAAGCAAGGCTCTCTTTTTTGCGTGCTTCTTTAATAAAGTCATTTACTTTAAAAGCAGCTGCAACATTCTCTAATCCCTTGCCATAAATGTTGGCGATTAGATAACCATCTCTTCTCAAAGCCTTTGCAGACTTCTTACCGATACTCTCTCTAACGATACCCTCTAACATCGTTTTCCTTTCATAAAAAAATAGGTGCTGATTTTATCTAATGCTTTATAAATTTTAAATAAAGCTTGTTTAAGAATGATCACTTTTGCTGTTTATGTATTAGCTTGGGCTTCTTTGTCTAAAGTGATTTCATAATATCATCAAATGCTGATACAAACTGCTTTAAACCGTCGCTTAATAAATCTTTATAAACGACATTTATATCTATCTCATTATTTTTTATAATCTGGAAAAAGCTTGAGATATTTTCTTTACTAGGCACATTTTTTGCCTCTGCTTTTTCTTTTATAAATTCTTTTATCGTCTCTATTGGTGCTGTATTTATAGAATTTTTATACATTAGCTCTCTAACGTAATAATCCCCTCTTAAACCACCACCTTTTACACCTGTACTTGCAAAAAGTGTTCTTACATTTTCTAGTCCAAAATCTTCAATCAGGTGGTATATATTCGCAGCATTCATTATGCCGATTTGTCCCGTTGGCAAGCTCTTTGCAGCCATAACCTCATCAAGCTTTCTATCAAATCTACTTACAAAAACACTTATCACACCTTTTGGCATAGTAGTATCTATAAAGCGACTTGCATAAGCTTTACTGCCTTCTTTAAAAGCTTCAAGGCAGTTTTTAGCCTGATCTAGTGAAAATATAAGTGTAGCATTTACGCTAATTCCCCTTGCCATAAGCGCGCTCATCGCCTCATAACCATCTTTTGTAGCTGGAATTTTTATCATAACATTTGGCATTGATATTAGATTATGAAGCCTGATACCTTCTTCTATCGTTGCAGCTGTATCGTCGCTTAAATTTGGATCAACCTCAATGCTTACAAAGCCATCATCGCCGTTTGCATAATTTCTTAACATTTTACATGCGGCGGTTTTTATATCTTGAGTAGCTAAAATTTCATAAAGATCTTTTGGATGGCGTTTATTGCTAGTTTCTATGATCTTTTTATAAGCAGGTGAAGCAAACGCTGTTTTAAAAATAGCTGGGTTGCTTGTAGCACCGTTTATAATATTATTTTCCAATAAAGAGTTAAATTCGCTTTGTAAAAAATTTCTCTCTATAAAATCACACCAAAGAGAGAATTTAGCTTCGTTGTCATACATTCATTTCTACCTTATAAATTTTAAAATTTCACGCAAGTCTTTAACATCAACACAATGTGTTGCTTCTTTTTTTAAGATATCTTTTGCACAAAATGCAATGCTAAGGTCGCACTTTCTAAACATCGATATGTCATTGGCCCCGTCCCCAACACACATTATCTCGTCCTTGCCTAAATTTAATAGTCCACACAAGCGGTCGATCATATCTCCCTTTGAACTACTAAACATCATTTCTCCGCCAACTTCACCACTTAAAATTCCATCTTTATGATGCAAGATATTTGCAAAATTTGCATCAAAATTAAGTTTTTTTTGCATTACAT comes from Campylobacter concisus and encodes:
- the fliH gene encoding flagellar assembly protein FliH, which produces MKSSVITSETSPAHFIENYRFKVLGVGERATDSAPVLIEENNLSEELSEQNFGQKGENFAPQASHQTQTNSQNHFASQAQSPQIQQTGESSFVEELLKKTDELSSNIIKLQMQIENQESEFAKRLEAEITRAKEDGKNEGIAQANAANEARINELEARFSTSAAKLEEQYIKFDEFLKKIEEELGQTAIKIAKEVIDKEISTSSNQIAHHLASSLIKELSNVKNIEIRVNPEDSEYLKEQFIKNEHVKISADDAISKGGVVIISDGGNIDATMQTRLEKLKMLVNNE
- the fliG gene encoding flagellar motor switch protein FliG, which encodes MSIKLNDKQKMIYDDLSMPEKIAILLIQLGEEATALIFSHMDVDVITEISGYIATAKNIDKQVASAVLEEFYALMQSNQYMRSGGLEYAKEILYRTFGPEAAQKILDKLAKSMENSKSFGYLDKIKPQQLADFIIKEHPQTIALILAHMDSTSAAETLSFFSDELRSEVVIRMANLGDISPSVIKRVSTVLEGKLESLTSYKVEVGGPRAVAEVLNRLGQKASKSTIERIEQSDDKLATTIKELMFTFEDIINLNATAIREILKNVDKKDLMVAFKGSSDGIKDKFLSNMSQRAAEAFKEEMQYLGAVRVKDVEEAQRRIVETVQTLADQGVFQVGEADEMIE
- the fliF gene encoding flagellar basal-body MS-ring/collar protein FliF — encoded protein: MDFKALLHQISQIYQKLSLKQKIVAASSIVLVVAFLVFLTLYKSKNENFAGYSVLFENISPNDSALILDQLNKDGIKYKLANEGTILVPTSDVYKERIAVATLGIPKESKIGFEIFDKQEFGATDAEQRVKFQRALEGELARTIESLSSIQKATVRIAIPKESVFTERQALPTASIVVELKPGVSLNAKQIFGIKNLVAASVTNLSTENVKIVNQDGVALGDEDGEFDSDAIAQQIRYKREFENNYEQKIVNVLAPIVGGADKVVAKVNIDFDFDKKDTKSEVYDPNNVVRSESNIEEKRQGSAPNEVGGVPGAVSNIGPVQGLDDSTLKEQYNKSSQQTNYEISKKVTSIKGQFASINRVSAAVVIDGLYQSKKDSNGKPTGEIEFTPLSKEQRESITNLIKQSIGYNQNRGDEVSLDNFEFKTGKDISTSEKMDGFVNNYVVPFMPLLKYIFAALLLYIFYKKVIVPFMQKMLEETKEEEEQVQDGLEDIEVDAEDTLEKFKAARKKVEEQLGLSGEFNEDELKYDVLLEKMRAVITERNEEIAMLLQDMVKNDSDFNMRKEI
- the hisC gene encoding histidinol-phosphate transaminase: MKFNDFLDDLVNYEAGKPIELVVREFGIDAKDVIKLASNENPFGTSKRVEEALKEVAKKAHLYPDDSYFELKEGLAKKFGVTSKNLIIGSGSDQIIEYALHAKANKQSGVLMAGVTFAMYEIYAKQTGAKIYRTKSVEHNLSEFLEIYNAHKDEISVIFLCLPNNPLGECIDADEVYKFIKNIDENTLVVLDCAYNEFAKFKDSKKEIKPSEVVKFKNAIYLGTFSKAYALGGMRVGYGVANEEIIGTLSKLRAPFNITTPSLRAAIVALGDDEFVQQTMQNNFEQMKRYEEFAEQNGIEFIPSYTNFITFKFNEPKSSQICEKMLKKGIILRDLKSYALNAVRITIGQAWQNDRVFEELKQILK
- the pheA gene encoding prephenate dehydratase, with protein sequence MQELNELRKEIDAIDDLILNKLNERMILVEQIGKLKQTSGTPIYRPERERAIINRLTSLSKDKALNKAAIEAIYLEIFAVSRNLEMPQKIVYLGPEGTYTHQAAQSRFGAMSSYLPLATIEAVFTKLAQKEAKYGVVPIENNTEGAVGATLDCLSKFSGIKIVAELYVDIHHSFVSINENLKEIKRIYSHPQGYNQCRKFLEDHMLNEIEFVPAKSTAAAAYMASMDRNSAAICSKIAAKIYNVPIVYETIEDNMANRTRFLILSDFKNARVENSKTSILAKTDHSPGRLADLLSIFKNENINITKLESRPIKQREFKSMFYLDFEGHIDDEKVQNAFELAKESGAEISWLGSYLNGEE
- the lysA gene encoding diaminopimelate decarboxylase; protein product: MDFKELARRYKTPLYIYDFNHIKNRYEALKNAFFARKSLICYAVKANSNLSVLKFLADLGAGFDCVSIGEVKRALLAGAKRYQIIFSGVGKSDEELKEALKNEILLINVESFAELLRLEEIAKGLNLKARISIRVNPGVDAKTHPYISTGLNENKFGVDAEIAKRMYIHAKASDSLEPTGIHFHIGSQLTSLSPIIDAANIVSELLRELRALEIDIKFFDVGGGLGIIYNDEKEINLYDYAQGILAALKGQDVTIVCEPGRFIVGNAGYFVASVLYEKFNGKKRFVITDGAMNDLIRPSLYGAHHEIFVCGKDKNLGVCDVVGPVCESGDFLAKDIELPECDSGDIIVVKGAGAYGFSMSSNYNTRNRAAEVCVLDGKDRLIRRRESFEDVVALEREFLESADARAK
- a CDS encoding LptF/LptG family permease, whose amino-acid sequence is MKLYARYVGWVYIKSFLIVFLALELFYVGIDLLTNLKDLPPSANLQLLYIGLTSLSAIGYVLPLSLIFSLIILHVNMVRSNELISFYALGISKNSLIFPPFFIALFVTIFYVGLNFTPFAYAHDYQKSIAKNTAFSKSTNDSFLKFEGKFIYIKELNSVNQIANDVRIFEINGTNLLSTTFANHANFKDNEWILKDVNQTLLPQILELGEAGFNKIQSESLDALKGFKPKSIESAASVENSKFNIPDAINFIKTFKNEGIGLDSAKTAFYNLAIAPFFAPFLLLIFYYHLPVTGRFFNLALSTFIFVVITLVVWGLLFILAKFAQTSVILPEIGIVLPVILLFAYAIYLIKSHR
- the pth gene encoding aminoacyl-tRNA hydrolase, translating into MTLIAGLGNPGSKYEKTRHNIGFMLIDLLKDSNYKDVSSAKFQGEAFKFNDIILLKPTTFMNLSGQSVKAVKDFYKPDRIIVIHDDLDLGFGAVKFKKGGSSGGHNGIKSIDGLIGNDYERVRVGIGHDGDAKNFVLGEFSDEEKKALDEILAYTKNAVCELLKSDINEISQKFTVKKGLIK
- a CDS encoding 50S ribosomal protein L25/general stress protein Ctc, whose amino-acid sequence is MLEGIVRESIGKKSAKALRRDGYLIANIYGKGLENVAAAFKVNDFIKEARKKESLAFDVKVGGKVYNVVIVDYQRDVVTSDLKHVDLKVALPGVLSKYMIPVKPVGTPIGLKNKGVLIQSKRRLCVKCTAENLPNSFDVDVSKLDIDDTILVRDITAPKGVTIVDADRVAVLGVIKAK
- a CDS encoding transaldolase; the protein is MYDNEAKFSLWCDFIERNFLQSEFNSLLENNIINGATSNPAIFKTAFASPAYKKIIETSNKRHPKDLYEILATQDIKTAACKMLRNYANGDDGFVSIEVDPNLSDDTAATIEEGIRLHNLISMPNVMIKIPATKDGYEAMSALMARGISVNATLIFSLDQAKNCLEAFKEGSKAYASRFIDTTMPKGVISVFVSRFDRKLDEVMAAKSLPTGQIGIMNAANIYHLIEDFGLENVRTLFASTGVKGGGLRGDYYVRELMYKNSINTAPIETIKEFIKEKAEAKNVPSKENISSFFQIIKNNEIDINVVYKDLLSDGLKQFVSAFDDIMKSL
- the serB gene encoding phosphoserine phosphatase SerB, with protein sequence MIKLCVFDFDSTIMDGETIDILAAANNVSEEVANITKRSMNGELDFFESLTKRVKILKGLPLLKVNEICKNLPIMPGAGELIEALKQKGIKVVVFSGGFHNATDVMQKKLNFDANFANILHHKDGILSGEVGGEMMFSSSKGDMIDRLCGLLNLGKDEIMCVGDGANDISMFRKCDLSIAFCAKDILKKEATHCVDVKDLREILKFIR